Proteins encoded within one genomic window of Methanothrix harundinacea 6Ac:
- a CDS encoding YdhR family protein, with amino-acid sequence MVSEKKALWVVFRPRDPENVEAMREKFLISYEAFREMPGLYSKVWWSDPERGEWGALYIFRTEEELQEYLRSDRWRKKIPEKYGYKPEVVAVLDVGAILCKEAVVEGEGSWLSEPKAGG; translated from the coding sequence GTGGTCAGCGAAAAGAAAGCCCTATGGGTCGTCTTCAGGCCCAGGGACCCCGAGAACGTCGAAGCGATGCGCGAGAAGTTCCTCATCTCTTATGAGGCTTTCAGGGAGATGCCGGGCCTCTATAGCAAGGTCTGGTGGTCGGACCCGGAGAGGGGGGAGTGGGGGGCTCTGTACATCTTCCGGACCGAGGAGGAGCTCCAGGAGTACCTCCGCTCCGACCGGTGGCGGAAGAAGATCCCCGAAAAATACGGGTATAAGCCCGAGGTCGTCGCCGTCCTGGACGTCGGAGCCATCCTCTGCAAAGAGGCGGTGGTGGAGGGGGAG
- a CDS encoding ATP-binding protein encodes MAHRIAEDGKLEDVGKLQLFIHTLFARSEPTILRILDRMMESDLFRGRGRPILLFMRERLDFLPRGEVVSTQRAKDFLDALSNSGDSKIIVGPCVCQEALGRREGTLIKELTVLYGTEVYERAKGDEGGIRVISSAEAKGLLDRLREEGCIPTFYACLQSTGWMVVICNCDGKVCLPKRAHQLLGGVLSPGPDIISLSTDGCRGCNRCVERCSFGANRLVNGRVVFDPDRCYGCGLCVSTCPTKARRLVERRGRAKLYYPIAFVAKYGSRAAGDGERP; translated from the coding sequence ATGGCTCACCGCATAGCTGAGGATGGAAAACTGGAGGATGTGGGGAAGCTTCAGCTTTTTATTCATACCCTCTTTGCCCGATCCGAGCCGACGATCCTCAGAATCCTGGACCGGATGATGGAATCTGATCTCTTCCGAGGAAGGGGCAGGCCGATCCTCCTCTTCATGCGGGAGAGGCTGGACTTCCTCCCTCGGGGAGAGGTGGTGAGCACCCAGAGGGCGAAGGATTTCCTGGACGCCCTGTCCAACTCCGGCGATTCGAAGATCATCGTCGGCCCCTGCGTATGCCAGGAGGCCCTGGGGAGGAGGGAGGGGACCCTCATAAAGGAGCTGACCGTCCTCTACGGCACCGAGGTATACGAGAGGGCGAAAGGGGACGAGGGCGGCATCAGAGTGATAAGCTCGGCCGAGGCGAAGGGGTTGCTCGACCGTCTCCGGGAAGAGGGGTGCATCCCCACCTTCTACGCCTGCCTCCAGTCCACGGGCTGGATGGTGGTGATCTGCAACTGCGATGGGAAGGTCTGCCTGCCCAAGAGGGCCCACCAGCTCTTGGGGGGCGTCCTCAGCCCCGGGCCCGACATCATAAGCCTCAGCACCGACGGATGCAGAGGATGCAACAGATGCGTTGAGAGGTGCTCCTTTGGGGCGAACCGCCTCGTCAACGGCAGGGTCGTCTTCGATCCCGATAGATGCTACGGCTGCGGCCTCTGCGTTTCGACCTGCCCGACGAAAGCAAGAAGGCTGGTGGAGAGGCGAGGCCGCGCCAAACTTTACTACCCCATCGCCTTCGTCGCCAAATACGGATCAAGAGCTGCAGGCGATGGTGAAAGGCCTTAG
- a CDS encoding DUF2149 domain-containing protein, translating to MREAGGMGGGGRRGRPRLGVLEDAEDDDPLSGVANLFDAAMVFAIALLLALVISYNIPELLNPEASVTIVKNPGDPNMQIIIKEMDQIQILNMTDKIAGGQGTRMGTAYRLENGMIVYVPENATAGA from the coding sequence ATGAGAGAGGCGGGAGGGATGGGAGGCGGCGGCAGGCGAGGCCGCCCCCGCCTCGGAGTCCTGGAGGATGCCGAAGATGACGACCCCCTGAGCGGGGTCGCCAACCTCTTCGACGCCGCCATGGTCTTCGCCATCGCCCTTCTCCTCGCCCTGGTCATCTCCTACAACATCCCGGAGCTCCTCAACCCCGAGGCGAGCGTCACCATCGTCAAAAACCCCGGCGACCCCAACATGCAGATCATCATCAAGGAGATGGACCAGATTCAGATCCTGAACATGACCGATAAGATCGCCGGGGGGCAGGGGACGAGGATGGGGACGGCCTACCGCCTGGAGAACGGGATGATCGTCTACGTCCCGGAGAACGCCACCGCCGGGGCCTAG
- a CDS encoding MotA/TolQ/ExbB proton channel family protein: protein MTVYLEVVNLLFVFSTALLYPVILALLLLFGWSLALLGSLISEYTSRRRDLQELEGICAEASKMALSGREEEAASLTAGYRGTPRVLAALGEEARSLRGDPAAPRLEKALQDAELGMGKALEPVKIGVRVGPMLGLMGTLIPMGPALISLSRGEIQQMADSLVIAFSTTVIGLAVGGICYGVYTVKNRWYRQDMSDLEYAAELLHGERKRRDRSREREAGG, encoded by the coding sequence GTGACCGTCTACTTAGAGGTCGTAAACCTCCTCTTCGTCTTCTCGACCGCCCTCCTCTACCCCGTCATCCTGGCGCTCCTCCTCCTCTTCGGATGGTCCCTCGCCCTCCTGGGCTCCCTCATATCCGAGTACACCTCCCGGAGGAGAGACCTCCAGGAGCTGGAGGGGATCTGCGCTGAGGCCTCGAAGATGGCGCTCTCGGGGCGGGAAGAGGAGGCCGCCTCCCTCACGGCCGGCTACCGGGGGACCCCCCGGGTCTTGGCGGCCCTGGGGGAGGAGGCCCGGTCCCTCCGGGGCGACCCCGCCGCCCCGAGGCTGGAGAAGGCCCTCCAGGACGCGGAGCTGGGGATGGGGAAGGCCCTGGAGCCGGTGAAGATCGGCGTTCGGGTGGGACCGATGCTGGGGCTGATGGGGACCCTCATCCCCATGGGGCCAGCCCTGATCAGCCTCTCCCGGGGGGAGATCCAGCAGATGGCCGATAGCCTCGTCATCGCCTTCTCGACGACGGTGATCGGCCTTGCCGTCGGCGGGATCTGCTACGGGGTCTATACGGTCAAAAACAGGTGGTACCGCCAGGACATGAGCGACCTCGAATACGCGGCGGAGCTCCTGCATGGGGAGAGAAAGAGAAGGGACCGGAGCCGAGAGAGGGAGGCAGGGGGATGA
- a CDS encoding DUF2162 domain-containing protein, which produces MKVLDYPWLAASGVLMGIIVFALKVSLGCGLASLSRKETLSIGASYLALSLVMGLAVGLVPEAAITSIMGMGVAMHLGISLLLVAVGVSTAREWNRRGRDLSRKTFWVLSVPCPACLAATFLSCSALAGLLDVPGWKVGAVVGLIFFISIAILSATFGRAGRAPSALGNAMIFVGLFYLLSILLIPAYLKAASTPFVPIPIPASDLIPSYLFILGLVGLGFVGRRMGVFR; this is translated from the coding sequence GTGAAAGTCTTGGATTACCCGTGGCTTGCCGCTTCTGGTGTTCTGATGGGGATCATTGTATTCGCTCTGAAGGTCAGCCTGGGGTGCGGCCTCGCCAGCCTCAGCCGGAAGGAGACCCTCTCCATCGGAGCGTCTTACCTGGCCCTCTCCCTGGTGATGGGCCTCGCAGTCGGCCTCGTCCCTGAAGCCGCCATCACCTCGATCATGGGCATGGGGGTCGCGATGCACCTGGGCATCTCCCTCCTTCTGGTGGCGGTGGGGGTCTCCACCGCCCGGGAGTGGAACCGCCGCGGCCGCGACCTCTCCCGAAAGACCTTCTGGGTCCTCTCCGTCCCGTGCCCTGCCTGCCTTGCCGCCACCTTCCTCTCCTGCAGCGCCCTCGCTGGCCTCCTGGACGTCCCCGGCTGGAAGGTGGGGGCGGTCGTCGGCCTCATCTTCTTCATCTCCATCGCGATCCTCTCCGCCACCTTCGGAAGGGCGGGGAGGGCCCCCTCGGCCCTGGGGAACGCCATGATCTTCGTCGGCCTCTTCTACCTCCTATCGATCCTTCTCATCCCCGCCTACCTCAAGGCCGCGTCGACCCCCTTCGTCCCCATCCCCATCCCCGCCTCGGACCTCATCCCCTCCTACCTATTCATCCTCGGACTGGTCGGCCTCGGCTTCGTCGGGAGGAGGATGGGGGTCTTCCGGTGA
- a CDS encoding cobaltochelatase subunit CobN — MSAHRRGRRSEGWGGSWMRISPLILLILMTIVPALGDLSQGPSEGEAKDEPSDLIWEGELLLAGGEIPISGGSGNASIAERSALGALIRASEAGGFELLVDLSLWAIRGPVVVSMGGADATANRTWRYVVNYPQDPVPVVGPDQFLLKEGDEITFFLGDRHALPGESPRVNITARILTERPEALFIAAENHAGIEESAKDAVLNVTLAFVETAPSNLSGYDLIFLEMVGSDGARKLLPLLEAPKEAGVPVISIHSEGYDGLLGDVDLQDHPEVEEYWNYGGVENMKGLYSYLARAFLGLEVPVRAPVPTPRAYISHPDSPDLFLQTSSYLQWYRSHSGHRYDELAPTIGVMNLASDPVTSSMRTAIVRALEARGANVIDIGFENTTTIQDFFILNGSTIVDAVLLTKPFRLNYGDPEEGIEALKELNVPVLNAMKLWYQTPEEWRNETGLFPAELYFKIAMPEMDAVIEPMMIAGRTEKGTFDPVQSQIDWLADRAIAWAELGRRPNSEKKAAIIYYNHGGGKDNLGATYINVPRSLRVILQGLNGSGYRVEGTVPDEQDLVDLMAHQGTNVGTWAPEELEKMVRAGNATLIPADDYLEWFSEIDPAKQREVTEIWGPPPGEIMVYENESGSYFVIPKLSFGNVILAPQPTRGWLQNSTILYHNKDIPPHHQYIAFYLWLRRGFDADFIVHLGKHGTQEWTPGKESGISRDQCWPGILIQDLPVIYPYIVDNIAEGSQAKRRGDAVIITHLTPPIVASGLYGNFTHLAETAFNYHQVENASVKALYKEEIIARCEELHLDEDLDKNLSELSRDPEAFDGFVEELEHYLYDLKKEFMPYGLHTFATPPEGGARLEMVQSMLGDDYKREVALMISYDDYPNPSRLDKERELDNASLALLAAVIDDKTSPDLAQGEVFSNRPGAGTANRSENLTALLALALSRSEGLDASVEEVPRFINASESEYTPPSPADDPIRDPNVLPTGRNFHSISPRMVPTPAAWEVGSELAEDLIEVYRAEENGTYPRKLAIVLWAWATTDHGVVEAEILRLVGAEPVWDSYGGVSDVRLTPSSELGRPRIDVVVVPSGLHRDLFPEKLQLIDRAIRLAANDSATDYPNYVRENSEEIRSELLATGNYSEEDAEFLAASRIFLEAAGTYGPNLDSPVSASDTWENDSKLGDLFIDRMSYIYGDGVWGSRTPSGKDYAAVQTEVYRRNLAEVEAAAHHTNSNLYGFIDNDDVYQYLGGISMAVRTVTGVAPNLYVTDARARGAAGKAEPLKSFFTRELRSRYYNPKWIEGMKGEGYSGGREMDKFVEHLWGWDVTVPDLVTETMWNEAYDVYVKDKYDMGLREFFDEKNPYAYQVVTARMLEASRKGYWHPTEEMKKKLAEEFEESETEFGVTCCHHTCGNILLREYLEGVLTGTEQTEATRDSASKGGGSSRHPYPRAEAPGAANATRPPSVGTEILEELVPAGEAAGSVQDDVSGLVMEELAEESPLPSRSAAPLMGIILVLFILLAVGAGFLRRW, encoded by the coding sequence TTGTCCGCTCACCGACGCGGCAGAAGGTCGGAGGGGTGGGGGGGGTCCTGGATGAGGATCTCCCCCCTTATTTTGCTCATCCTCATGACGATCGTCCCCGCCCTGGGAGACCTCAGCCAGGGCCCCTCCGAGGGAGAGGCGAAAGATGAGCCCTCCGATCTGATCTGGGAGGGCGAGCTCCTCCTAGCCGGCGGGGAGATCCCCATATCAGGCGGAAGCGGCAATGCCTCGATCGCGGAAAGGTCGGCCCTTGGAGCCCTCATCAGAGCCTCCGAAGCTGGCGGGTTTGAGCTTCTGGTGGACTTGTCCCTCTGGGCGATCCGCGGCCCCGTAGTGGTGTCGATGGGAGGCGCAGATGCGACGGCGAACAGAACCTGGAGGTACGTGGTCAACTATCCCCAGGACCCCGTCCCGGTCGTCGGCCCAGATCAATTCCTCCTCAAAGAGGGGGATGAAATCACCTTCTTCCTTGGCGATCGGCACGCTCTGCCCGGCGAATCCCCAAGGGTGAACATAACAGCGAGGATCCTCACGGAGAGGCCGGAGGCCCTCTTCATCGCCGCAGAGAACCACGCGGGGATCGAGGAATCGGCGAAGGACGCCGTCCTGAACGTCACCCTCGCCTTCGTGGAGACCGCCCCCTCGAACCTATCGGGCTACGACCTGATATTCCTGGAGATGGTGGGAAGCGACGGCGCAAGAAAGCTATTGCCCCTGCTGGAGGCGCCGAAGGAGGCGGGAGTTCCCGTCATCTCGATCCACTCGGAGGGGTACGACGGCCTCCTCGGAGATGTCGACCTCCAGGACCATCCCGAGGTCGAAGAGTACTGGAACTATGGCGGAGTCGAGAACATGAAGGGGCTCTATTCGTACCTGGCAAGGGCCTTTTTAGGCCTGGAGGTGCCGGTGAGGGCACCCGTTCCGACCCCCAGGGCCTACATCAGCCATCCGGACTCGCCGGACCTCTTCCTCCAGACCTCCTCCTACCTCCAGTGGTACCGGAGCCATTCCGGCCACCGTTACGACGAGTTGGCTCCGACGATAGGGGTGATGAACCTGGCGAGCGACCCCGTGACCTCGTCGATGAGAACCGCCATCGTCAGGGCTCTGGAGGCGAGGGGGGCCAACGTCATCGACATCGGATTTGAGAACACCACCACCATCCAGGACTTCTTCATCCTGAACGGATCGACGATCGTTGATGCCGTTCTCCTCACCAAGCCCTTCAGGCTGAACTATGGAGACCCCGAGGAGGGGATCGAGGCTCTCAAGGAGCTGAACGTCCCCGTCCTCAATGCCATGAAGCTCTGGTACCAGACCCCGGAGGAGTGGAGGAACGAAACCGGCCTGTTCCCAGCGGAGCTATACTTCAAGATCGCCATGCCCGAGATGGACGCGGTCATCGAGCCGATGATGATAGCGGGAAGGACCGAGAAGGGAACCTTCGATCCCGTCCAGAGCCAGATCGATTGGCTGGCAGATCGGGCCATCGCCTGGGCAGAGCTCGGCCGAAGGCCGAACTCTGAGAAGAAGGCGGCGATCATCTACTACAACCACGGCGGAGGAAAGGACAACCTGGGGGCGACCTACATCAACGTACCCCGGAGCCTCCGGGTGATCCTCCAGGGGCTGAACGGCTCCGGCTACCGGGTGGAGGGGACCGTCCCCGATGAGCAGGACCTCGTCGACCTGATGGCCCACCAGGGAACGAACGTCGGGACCTGGGCGCCGGAAGAGCTGGAGAAGATGGTCAGAGCGGGGAACGCGACCCTCATCCCGGCAGACGATTACCTGGAGTGGTTCTCCGAGATCGACCCCGCAAAGCAGCGGGAGGTGACGGAGATCTGGGGCCCGCCCCCCGGGGAGATCATGGTCTACGAGAACGAGTCCGGGAGCTACTTCGTCATCCCCAAGCTCTCCTTCGGAAACGTCATCCTGGCCCCCCAGCCGACGAGGGGGTGGCTTCAGAACAGCACCATCCTCTACCACAATAAGGACATACCGCCCCACCATCAGTACATCGCCTTCTACCTCTGGCTGAGGAGGGGCTTCGACGCCGACTTCATCGTCCACCTCGGAAAACACGGCACCCAGGAGTGGACCCCCGGCAAAGAGAGCGGGATTTCCCGCGACCAGTGCTGGCCGGGAATCCTGATCCAGGACCTTCCCGTGATCTACCCCTACATCGTCGACAACATCGCCGAGGGGTCCCAGGCGAAGAGGAGGGGGGACGCGGTGATTATAACCCACCTGACGCCGCCGATAGTCGCCTCCGGCCTCTACGGCAACTTCACCCACCTCGCCGAGACCGCCTTCAACTACCACCAGGTCGAGAACGCCTCGGTGAAGGCCCTCTACAAAGAGGAGATCATCGCCCGGTGCGAGGAGCTGCACCTGGACGAGGACCTGGATAAAAACCTGAGCGAGCTCTCCAGAGATCCGGAGGCCTTCGACGGTTTCGTCGAAGAGCTCGAGCACTACCTCTACGACCTGAAGAAGGAGTTCATGCCCTACGGCCTCCATACCTTTGCGACCCCTCCGGAGGGGGGGGCCCGTCTGGAGATGGTCCAATCGATGCTCGGCGACGACTACAAGCGAGAGGTCGCCCTCATGATCTCCTACGACGATTACCCGAACCCCTCGAGGCTCGACAAGGAGCGGGAGCTCGATAACGCCTCTCTGGCCCTCCTGGCGGCGGTCATCGACGATAAAACGAGCCCCGATCTCGCCCAGGGGGAGGTCTTCTCCAACCGCCCGGGCGCTGGAACAGCCAACCGATCGGAGAACCTGACCGCCCTCCTCGCCCTCGCCCTCTCCCGCTCCGAGGGGCTCGACGCCTCCGTCGAGGAGGTTCCGCGATTCATAAACGCCTCGGAGTCGGAGTACACCCCGCCGTCTCCGGCCGACGATCCGATAAGAGATCCCAACGTCCTACCGACGGGGAGGAACTTCCACTCCATAAGCCCGAGGATGGTCCCGACGCCGGCAGCCTGGGAGGTGGGGTCGGAGCTGGCCGAGGATCTGATCGAGGTCTATCGGGCCGAGGAGAACGGGACCTACCCGAGGAAGCTCGCCATCGTCCTCTGGGCCTGGGCGACGACAGACCACGGCGTCGTCGAGGCGGAGATCCTGAGGCTGGTGGGGGCGGAGCCGGTCTGGGACTCCTACGGCGGCGTCTCCGACGTCCGGCTGACCCCCTCGTCCGAGCTCGGAAGGCCCCGGATCGACGTGGTGGTCGTCCCCTCGGGGCTCCACCGGGACCTCTTCCCCGAGAAGCTCCAGCTCATCGATCGGGCGATCCGCCTTGCAGCAAACGACTCGGCGACCGACTATCCCAACTACGTGAGGGAGAACTCCGAGGAGATCAGGTCGGAGCTTCTGGCGACGGGAAACTACTCCGAGGAGGATGCCGAATTCCTCGCCGCCAGCAGGATCTTCCTTGAGGCCGCCGGGACCTACGGCCCGAACCTCGATAGCCCCGTATCCGCAAGCGACACCTGGGAGAACGATTCGAAGCTCGGCGACCTCTTCATCGACAGGATGTCCTACATCTACGGCGATGGGGTCTGGGGGAGCAGAACCCCCTCCGGCAAGGACTACGCAGCAGTCCAGACCGAGGTATACCGCCGAAACCTCGCCGAGGTGGAGGCGGCGGCCCACCACACCAACTCGAACCTCTACGGCTTCATCGACAACGACGACGTCTACCAGTACCTGGGCGGGATCTCCATGGCCGTCAGGACCGTCACCGGCGTTGCCCCCAACCTCTACGTCACCGACGCTCGGGCCAGAGGGGCTGCCGGAAAGGCGGAGCCCCTCAAGAGCTTCTTTACAAGGGAGCTCCGGTCCCGCTACTACAACCCCAAATGGATCGAGGGGATGAAAGGGGAGGGGTACTCCGGAGGAAGGGAGATGGACAAGTTCGTCGAGCACCTCTGGGGATGGGACGTCACCGTCCCCGACCTGGTAACGGAGACGATGTGGAACGAGGCCTACGACGTTTACGTCAAGGACAAGTACGATATGGGCCTCCGGGAGTTCTTCGACGAGAAGAACCCCTACGCATACCAGGTCGTCACGGCGAGGATGCTGGAGGCTTCGAGGAAAGGATACTGGCACCCCACCGAGGAGATGAAAAAAAAGCTGGCCGAGGAGTTCGAGGAGTCGGAGACCGAGTTCGGCGTCACCTGCTGCCACCACACCTGCGGAAACATCCTCCTCCGAGAGTACCTGGAGGGGGTCCTCACCGGAACTGAGCAGACGGAGGCTACCCGCGATAGCGCGAGCAAGGGCGGCGGTTCCAGCAGGCACCCCTATCCTCGTGCCGAAGCTCCAGGGGCGGCGAACGCCACCCGCCCGCCGAGCGTCGGGACAGAGATCCTCGAAGAGCTGGTCCCGGCGGGCGAGGCGGCCGGATCGGTGCAGGATGACGTCAGCGGCTTAGTCATGGAGGAGTTGGCTGAGGAGAGCCCTCTCCCATCGCGATCGGCGGCCCCGCTGATGGGGATCATCCTCGTCCTCTTCATCCTCCTGGCGGTGGGGGCGGGGTTTCTGAGGAGGTGGTGA
- a CDS encoding outer membrane protein assembly factor BamB family protein: MIRRLALALMMGLILASAISPAFGDHLTFRGDAQRTGNVSGDGPAAPVLLWREKVTAKGYVGGSASISGERVYVSSWPDMSYQGEQALGCLDARDGSVLWRNPLGGKGGASTPAVSRGLVFAGSWYGDLYCLDAETGETVWNRTVERDPQWWGVASSPLVIGELVFVSTFSDGTLHVLDLEGDELWNISTGKIDPYTSPAAEEGRVYFAGGDPALYCIDTSSFEILWRAPTNGPITTTPGIGGGRAYFATREDLRALDASTGEEVWVAPLKGTTSSPAISSGRVYIGTDDGRLACLNASDGSLVWSAEVDSSVRSSPLVAGDRVYLGSHRGVVYALNRSDGSEVWRYETGAYLMSSPSFSDGVLYIGSDDGCLYAFGEEGSKVIFEGEVLLGDGRFNAAAEDGSVRAVDERTALGALMKASEVGGFEITFDGSYVDDYGLLVRSIDGIEARAGEFWIYWVNYPEEPMPSEGPDRFPLEEGDRVLFYLGDRSRSPQDFFRVEMTTGWEG, encoded by the coding sequence GTGATCCGACGGCTCGCCCTGGCCCTGATGATGGGCCTCATCCTCGCCTCAGCGATCTCGCCGGCCTTCGGGGACCATCTGACCTTCCGCGGCGACGCCCAGAGGACCGGGAACGTCAGCGGGGACGGCCCCGCCGCCCCCGTGCTCCTCTGGAGGGAGAAGGTGACGGCCAAGGGCTACGTTGGAGGGAGCGCTTCAATATCTGGGGAGAGGGTCTACGTCTCGTCCTGGCCTGACATGTCCTACCAGGGAGAGCAGGCCCTCGGCTGCCTCGACGCCAGGGACGGGTCGGTCCTCTGGCGGAATCCCCTGGGTGGGAAGGGGGGAGCTTCGACCCCCGCCGTCTCCCGCGGCCTCGTCTTCGCCGGCTCCTGGTACGGAGATCTATACTGTCTGGACGCTGAAACCGGCGAGACCGTCTGGAATCGGACGGTCGAGAGGGACCCTCAGTGGTGGGGGGTAGCTTCGTCGCCCCTGGTGATCGGGGAGTTGGTATTTGTCTCCACCTTCTCCGATGGGACCCTCCACGTCCTGGACCTCGAAGGTGATGAGCTCTGGAACATTTCAACCGGCAAGATCGATCCCTATACGTCCCCTGCCGCCGAGGAGGGGAGGGTCTACTTTGCGGGAGGGGACCCCGCCCTATATTGTATCGACACCTCCTCTTTTGAGATCCTCTGGAGGGCTCCGACGAACGGACCCATAACCACGACGCCAGGGATCGGAGGGGGCAGAGCCTACTTCGCCACGAGGGAGGATCTCCGCGCTTTGGACGCCTCCACCGGCGAAGAGGTCTGGGTCGCGCCCCTCAAGGGAACCACGTCGTCTCCGGCCATCTCCTCCGGCCGGGTCTACATAGGGACCGACGATGGCCGTCTCGCGTGCCTCAACGCCTCGGACGGGTCCCTCGTCTGGAGCGCCGAGGTCGATAGCTCCGTCAGGTCCTCGCCCCTCGTCGCGGGAGACCGGGTCTATCTCGGATCTCACCGAGGCGTCGTCTACGCCCTCAATCGATCGGACGGCTCGGAGGTCTGGAGGTACGAGACCGGAGCCTATCTGATGTCATCGCCGTCCTTCTCCGACGGCGTCCTCTACATCGGCTCGGACGACGGCTGCCTCTACGCCTTCGGGGAGGAGGGCTCAAAGGTCATCTTCGAGGGGGAGGTCCTCCTCGGCGACGGGAGATTCAACGCTGCGGCGGAGGATGGGAGCGTCCGCGCGGTCGATGAGAGGACGGCCCTGGGGGCGCTGATGAAGGCCTCCGAGGTGGGAGGGTTTGAGATCACCTTCGACGGCTCTTACGTCGACGACTACGGCCTTCTGGTGAGATCAATCGACGGCATCGAGGCGAGGGCGGGAGAGTTCTGGATCTACTGGGTGAACTATCCCGAGGAGCCGATGCCCTCCGAAGGGCCGGACCGCTTTCCCCTGGAGGAGGGGGACAGGGTACTCTTCTACCTCGGAGATAGGAGCAGAAGCCCCCAGGATTTCTTCAGGGTGGAGATGACGACGGGATGGGAGGGATGA
- a CDS encoding PQQ-binding-like beta-propeller repeat protein, whose translation MKFNLVLESVVIILIFSALTGPALSDESIDLDPEGSDGAAWHQFHLDPQHRGASSSSAPRTNHTLWTREIGAQAGSSVSVAEGLVFVNCVDEIVALDQGTGETIWAAPFERNGDVCCSWFTPVYSDGRLYFSGMETKCLNATTGEEIWSFAPPSGRGAVDGSPAVEDGKVIASDWDGHHYRCLEEASEREIWNFTVEGAAQSTPAIADGRVVFGAWEWGLGGKIYCADLEEGSEIWSIQTENSPCGSAAVHDGTVYMTTYNFNGNGDLLALSLSDGSLLWRREISPTDSTPTLAEGKVYVCGGVEGFSSSKTYAFEAATGELVWETDEAEKIGDWRCSMAYADGLVFVGRPDFDDFGGTVALDAATGKVVWSHPGGGSSPAVADRMVFTVGKGRVYAFGGAGEEEDLQ comes from the coding sequence ATGAAATTTAATCTCGTCTTGGAATCCGTCGTAATAATCCTGATCTTTTCGGCCTTGACCGGGCCCGCCCTCAGCGATGAATCGATCGATCTCGATCCGGAGGGAAGCGATGGTGCCGCTTGGCACCAGTTCCACCTCGACCCCCAGCATCGAGGTGCATCTTCATCTTCTGCGCCGAGGACAAACCACACCCTCTGGACGAGGGAGATCGGCGCCCAGGCCGGATCTTCCGTCAGCGTCGCCGAGGGCCTGGTCTTCGTCAACTGCGTAGACGAGATCGTCGCCCTGGACCAGGGAACGGGGGAGACCATCTGGGCCGCGCCCTTCGAGAGGAACGGGGACGTCTGTTGCTCCTGGTTCACCCCCGTCTACTCCGACGGCAGGCTCTACTTCTCGGGGATGGAGACCAAGTGTCTAAACGCCACCACCGGCGAGGAGATCTGGAGCTTCGCCCCGCCTTCAGGAAGGGGCGCTGTGGACGGAAGCCCGGCCGTGGAAGACGGGAAGGTCATCGCCAGCGACTGGGACGGCCACCACTATCGCTGCCTCGAGGAGGCCTCCGAAAGAGAGATCTGGAACTTCACCGTGGAGGGAGCTGCCCAGTCCACCCCTGCCATAGCCGACGGCAGAGTCGTCTTCGGGGCCTGGGAGTGGGGGCTTGGAGGCAAGATCTACTGCGCCGACCTTGAAGAAGGCTCCGAGATCTGGTCTATCCAGACGGAGAACTCTCCCTGCGGATCTGCGGCTGTCCACGACGGCACCGTCTACATGACCACCTACAACTTCAACGGGAACGGCGACCTCCTCGCCCTCTCCTTATCGGATGGTTCGCTCCTCTGGAGGAGGGAGATCTCGCCGACGGACTCGACCCCCACTCTGGCCGAAGGGAAGGTCTACGTCTGCGGAGGGGTGGAGGGATTCAGCAGCTCCAAGACCTACGCCTTCGAAGCTGCCACCGGCGAGCTGGTCTGGGAGACGGACGAGGCGGAGAAGATCGGTGACTGGAGGTGCTCCATGGCCTATGCCGACGGCCTCGTCTTCGTCGGACGGCCCGACTTCGACGACTTCGGCGGAACCGTCGCCCTCGACGCCGCCACCGGCAAAGTGGTCTGGAGCCATCCCGGCGGCGGGTCCTCGCCGGCCGTCGCCGACAGGATGGTCTTCACCGTAGGGAAGGGAAGGGTCTACGCCTTCGGCGGGGCGGGAGAAGAGGAGGATCTCCAGTGA